CCGCTTTTCTGAAGCTCCTTCTCAGCCAGAACCTTCGCCTCAAACCTGTCTATTCCCTCAAACATTCCGGCTCTGGAACTGATTGTACCATCTTCGTTGAAAACATCTATCGACGGAAGATTATGCCTTAATCCAATCTCATAGTCATTGATATCGTGTGCCGGGGTAATCTTCAGACATCCGGTTCCGAATTCAGGATCAACATAGCTGTCAAAAATAAATGGCACCTCGCGGTTAGCCATAGGAACAATGACTTTTTTACCTTTCAGATGCTTATATCGTTCATCATCCGGATTGGCACAAACGGCTGTATCGCCAAGAATTGTTTCGGGACGGGTTGTTGCAACCATAACATATCCGTCTTCACCAACGATCTTATATCTGACATAATAGAGTCTAGATCTCTCCTCGGTATAGTTCACTTCCTCGTCCGATACGGCTGTCATGGCCTGGGGATCCCAGTTAACCATACGTACTCCCCTGTAAATAAGGCCTTTATTATAGAGATCTACAAACACTTTAATCACCGAATCATACCTCTTTTCATCCATTGTGAAAAGAGTCCGCTCCCAGTCGCAGGATGCTCCCAGTCTTTTAAGCTGCTCAAGAATTATACCCCCATGCTTGTGAGTCCATTCCCATGCATGCTCAAGGAATTTCTCCCTGCTTAGATCTCTTTTTTCAATTCCTTCAGCCTTAAGTTTTGCAACCACTTTTGCCTCGGTAGCAATGGAAGCATGATCAGTACCCGGAACCCAGCATGCATTCTTTCCAAGCATCCTTGCCCTTCGTACCAGAACATCCTGAATGGTATTATTCAGCATATGCCCCATGTGAAGAACACCTGTTACATTGGGAGGAGGAATTACTATTGTATAAGGTTCTCTTTCATCAGGTATGCTTCTGAAGAAACCATTTTCCATCCAGTACCGGTACCATTTGTTCTCTGCTTTACCGGGTTCGTATTTTGAGGGAATATCCATGATTTACTGTGGTGTTATCTGAAATAAATGAAATGCAAAATTATAAAAATTCATTACATTCGCTGAATACAAAAGGAAAAAGGGCTGCTGGTTCCATAAAACAAGATCATTAACCTGTTCCGGAAAAATAAATCTGCTGCCATGAAGAGAAACAGAGCTTTCAGTCTGATATTATTTTTAATCCTGATCTGCGTTTTCGCTTCATACTGTACAAAAGATGAAGAGACTGAAGCAGAAAGAAAAGAGGCATTGACAATTAAGTTCAATTCTGAGATTAATGCTGACTCTCTGAAATCAGTTGTAACATGGCTCCAGCAGATGGGTACAAGGTTTGCCCTGGCAGAAAACCGCAAAAATGTTGCTATAAGTATTAAAAAACGTTTTGAAAGACTGGGATATACGAATGTCAGGCTGGATTCATTTCCCATTAATAAGATCTACAGAAATGTATCGTATTACCAGAATTGGCAGTATAATGTAATAGCCTCAATTACCGGCTCTGTTTATCCCGACTCAATTTGCATTATCGGAGGTCACTATGACAACATTCTAAAAACCGGCGATCCCTTCACGGCAGCGCCCGGGGCCAATGATAATGCAAGCGGAGTAGCTGCTGCACTTGAAATAGCGAGAGTTTTTAAAACAAACAATTATAAACCCGATAATACAATAGAATTTATTGCTTTCGGGGCAGAGGAGTTAGGGTTGTTCGGCAGCTTTTATTATTCTGATTATGCCAGGATAAACTCGAAAAAGATAAAGCTGATGCTGAATAATGACATGATCGCCTTTAATCCATCATCAAATAAATCTGACTGGAGTGTGAACATTATGGACTATGATAATTCACACAATCTGAGGAAAGAAGCTGAAGTGATATCAGGGCAATTTACTGATCTGAAAACTTATAACTATAATACCTATAATAAGCAAAGTGACAGCTATCCTTTTTTTGTAAACGGATTCAAGGCTCTCTTTTTTATATCGGCAACTTCTGATCCCTATTATCACACTTTAGATGATACTGCCGACAAATACAATTTTGAGTTTTGCCGTGAAATAGTAAAATTAAATTGTGCAATTCTGATTGATAAAAACTGATAATCATCGTATTACAAGGATATCAGACACAGCCCTATCTCCTTCATGGTCAAATTTCTTATTATCGCAGGGCATGTTTACAACTCCGTTGAATGGTTTTCCCGAGATCCACATTGTTGTTGAACCTCCGCCGTCGAAATTAACAGCGTCTTTACATCCAAGCAGTTGCATCAGCTGAGTTACTTCATTAATTGTAAGTCCAGCAGCCTGGTCAGTTCTGCCGTCAATCGTTACGATAACTATTTTATGTTTGCTTTTCTTTCCTACAACTGTCCTGGGATGTTTGTTTACAACCAGAGGAGTAAGAGGAAGCTGTATCCGTTTATTTCCCGACAATAATAATGGTCCGGTTACAAGTACTTCACCATACTCGGGATGAGTATCATACCAGCTGTTTGTATGAGCTTCTTCAATAAATACATCACCAGTTTTATTCACAAGAAATGACCCGGTCATATTTGCATTCCGGCTCCAGATTTTTGAAGTATCTGAATCCTTTATCAATCCCCCCGTTCTAATGTATGCTACAGATCCTCCGTCCCTGATATTAAAGAAACCGCCATTGACAGCAGCGAGGGCACCTGAATTCACAGCCTGTTTGCTCAGGACACTGTTTTTTCCAGATTCATAGTAGAGAGCAATTCTCCTTCTTCTGGTGTTAACTGTAAGTACATTCAGATTCTGGGGAATTGAATCATTTAAGATTGTATGTGCTGATTTCCAGATTAACCCGGGGGCAATTCTTTCGCGATCCCATTTAACCTTTTCAAATCCTGTGATCTGACCAGTCAGTGGACCAGAGAGAACAAGTAAAATTACAAGCAGGCAAAAAATCAGAACTGATCTCCTTTTCATAAGTTCAAATATATAATTTATAGTCAGATCAGCTTCAGCGGTTTATTGCTATTTAAATAATAAAGTGCTAATGATCATATTTTACGATATTCAAATTGTTTACTTTTGTTTCGCAAAACAAAACATAAACATATGCCAGCCATATCCGATAAAGGTAAAATGATGCCTGCATCACCGATCAGGAAGCTTGTTCCATATTCAGAAGAAGCAAAACGTAAAGGAAGGAAAGTTTATCATCTTAATATTGGTCAGCCCGATATCCCTACCCCTGAAGTGGCGATGAATGCCCTTCGTAACATAAATATTAAAGTTCTGGAATACAGTCATTCAGCAGGAAATGAATCGTACCGCAGGAAACTGGCTGCTTACTACCAGAAGATTGGCATTAAGGTTGATCACACCGAGATGCTGATAACCACAGGAGGATCGGAAGCCATATTATTCGCACTGATGTCGTGCGTAAATCCGGGTGAAGAGGTCATTACCCCTGAACCTTTTTATGCCAACTATAATGGTTTTGCAACAACAGCCGGTATAAAAATTGTACCTGTAACATCTCATATAAAGAATGATTTTGCTCTGCCTCCAATTGAGGATATCGAGAAAAAGATTACTCCTAAAACAAAAGGGATAATTGTATGCAATCCAAATAATCCCACAGGCTACCTCTACTCAAAAAATGAACTCCTTCAGCTAAAAGAGATTGTAAAGAAACACGACCTGTTCCTTTTCTCTGATGAAGCTTACCGGGAGTTTTGCTACGATGGTGCTGAACATTTTTCTGCGATGAATCTAGAAGGAATAGAAAATAATGTAATTCTTCTTGACTCTGTATCAAAGCGATACAGCGAATGCGGGATAAGGATCGGAGCCCTTATTACAAAAAACAAGGAGGTAATTTCAACAGCTCTTAAATTTGCGCAGGCTCGTCTCTCCCCTCCCGGACTCGGACAGATTGCTGCAGAAGCTTCAATAGAAACTCCGGCAGATTATTTCGAGGGGGTAAACAAAGAATACACGGCCCGAAGAAACTATATGGTGGAGGCGCTTAACAAAATCCCGGGAGTTTACTGCCCAAAACCGAAAGGGGCATTTTATACTGTGGTAAAGCTCCCTGTTGATGATGCTGACAAATTTGCACAGTGGCTGTTAGAAGATTTTGAGTATAACAATCAAACAGTTATGGTTGCTCCTGCATCGGGTTTCTATTCAACTCCGGGGTCAGGAAAAAATGAAGTCCGCATAGCTTATGTTCTGAAGATCGATGATCTGAAACAGGCTATGATGATCCTTGCTGAAGCGCTGAAGGTATATCCTGGAAGAGTGTAGCCCCCCTGCCCCCCTAAAGGGGGGTTAATTCCTGCAACTAACTGTAATTCTTCTATATATGCAAATTTAGCCCCCCTTTAGGGGGGTTGGGGGGCGATCTGAGGTAGGAACAACTATTTATACAAAAGGTACTTCTCCCTGACCTTCCCAAACTTCTCCAACCCATCTTTCCAGCTTTCACGGATCTCTTTGGCACTCATACCTTTCTGAATCTGCTCACGTAATCCCGGACCACCGGCCAGAGTATCGAAATACTTTGTGAAGAACTTATCTTTCTGCGGGAAATCATTGTAGGCACTTATAATCCAATCGAGATTAATCTGAGGTTTGGGGACAATTTTGTTCTTTAATGCATCTCTTAGATCAGTGCCATAACACTTAACACCCAGGAGTGGCGGATTTTTTGCACCCGGTACACTCTCAGGAGTAAAGCTGAATCCCCTGTCGGGCATGTCTGGACCACCAAACACCTGAAAAGGGAATGCTGTCCCTCTGCCAAGAGAGAGCACGGTACCCTCAAAAAAGCAGGTTGAAGGATAAAGGTAAATTGAATTCTGATTTGGCAGGTTTGGCGAAGGTTTCACGGGAAGATCATAGTATGTTTTATGAGTGTAATTTTTACACTTAATAACTTCAAGATCACATTTTAGACCACCCTTAAGGAATCCTTCACCATTCAGCATCTGTCCGTACTCTCCTACTGTCATTCCATGAACAATAGGCACAGGATCCATTCCTACAAATGAGCGGTAAGTCGTGTCGAGAATATTTCCATCAAAATAGAAGCCGTTAGGATTGGGACGATCGAGGATAATGCATTTTTTATTGTTTTCCGCGCAAGCCTCCATAAGATAATGAAGTGTTGAAATATAGGTATAAAAACGTGTCCCTACATCCTGTATATCAAAGAGGACCACATCGATACCTGCCAGATCTTCGGGTGTTGGTTTCTGATGAGTACCATACAGACTTATTATCTTTATCCCGGTAACCGGATCTTTTCCATCTTCGATCAGCTCGCCGGCATCGGCCAGATTCCTGAATCCGTGTTCCGGAGCAAAAATCACTTTAATATCAATACCTATTCCAAAAAGATTGTCAACAAGATGGGTCTGACCAACCAGTGAAGTCTGATTTGCGACTATCGCAACAGCTTTTCCTTCAATCTGGTTTCTGTAAAGTTCTATCTGACTGGCTCCTGGAACAGGATCGTTTTTTGCCCCGGAACATTCTGCAGATAAAGCTATAATACCAGCCAACAGAGATACAACAAGTACTTTTTTCATTTGAATTTAAATTTGATATGTAAATCTAAGATTTTTTTATTTCAAAATTGTTTTCTCTGTGTCTTCTCCCTGTCTCTCTGTGTAACTAAAGAAAATAAGATTCATTTACTTAACCTTTAATTTATTAAATTTGGGGACTATAAAATATTACATGAATCTACCATATTTCATAGCACAAAGGCTCATTAAAGGGAGACGGGAAGAGACATCCTTTTCGCGCCCGATAAATGTTATTGCCATAATAGGCATTGCTATGGGACTGGCGGTAATGATTCTTGCAGTAGCTATACTTACAGGCTTTAAACAGGAGATCAGGGATAAGGTTGTCGGATTCGGGTCTCATATTCAGATCATGAATTTCGATTCGAATATCTCTTTTGAGACTACTCCTATCAGCGGTAATCAGGAATTTATTCCCAGGATAAAAGCAATCCCCGGGATAAAACATATCGAGGTTTTCGCAACTAAGGCAGGTATTATTAAAACAGATGAAGATATTCAGGGTGTTGTACTGAAGGGAATAGGAAGTGATTTTGACTGGAGCTATTTCAGCAGTAATCTGGTGGAAGGTTCCGTCTTTACAGTTACTGATACAGGAAGAACAGATAAAGTATTAATCTCTAAGAAAATTGCAGATATGCTAAGCCTCAAAAACGGGGACTCATTTGCAATGCACTTCATACAGGATCCTCCGAGGATGAGAAAATTCACTATCAGCGGTATCTATGAAACAAGTCTTGAGGAGTTTGATAAGATGTATGTCTTCTGCGATATCGGCCATATTAAAAGGTTAAACGGATGGGAAGATGATCAGATTAGCGGTTTTGAGGTGTTTATTGATGACTTTGACAGGCTGGATGAAATGACTCTGGCAGTAAGGGATGCAATAGGTTATAAGATTACTGAAGAAGATGCAAAATTCAAGGTAACAAATATCAGGATCAGATACCCTCAGATCTTCGACTGGCTAAACTTTCAGGATATTAATGTCATAATTATAATCCTGCTTATGCTTGTTGTTGCCGGATTCAATATGATTTCAGGATTGCTTATTCTTATCCTGGAGAAAACCAACATGATCGGCATTATTAAAGCACTCGGTTCGGAAGATAAAACTATAAGAAGGATCTTTCTTTATCAGGCAGCTTACCTCATTGCAAAAGGCTTGATCTGGGGAAATGTAGTCGGAATAGGACTTGCTTTTCTGCAGCTTAAAACGGGCATAATAACACTTGATCCCTCCTCATACTACATTAAAACGGTTCCGGTTAATCTTGAACTTGCGCATATTTTATTACTAAATGCAGGTACCATGGCTGCAATTGTAATTATGCTTCTGGTTCCTTCACAACTTATAAGCAGGATAACACCGGTGAAAGCAATAAGATACGATTAAAAACTCAGGCAGAATACCGTTTCCTTATAAGGCACTGATCTTACTTTCAGGTTACCGCCATGTACCTTCATAATCTGTCTCGATATACTTAATCCGATTCCTGATCCCTTATCCTTAGTTGTAAAAAACGGCACAAAGATCTCATCGAGTTTTGCCTCTGAGATTCCCGGACCATTATCAATAACACATAGTTCAGGCCGGTTATCAATATCAGTATTTGCAATTATTGTGATCCGGGTGTCAGGATTGTTTTCATTAGCTTCCAGTGCGTTCTTAAGAAGATTAATAAGGACCTGCGATATCAGATTCTGATCAGCAAAGATTTCAAGATCCGGATTTATTACCTTAACTGACAATTCAACTTTCCTGCTCGTTTCAAGGGATTCATAAAGAATCTTAACCCTGCTTAATAGATCTGTCACCCTGAAGATCTTCTTTTCAGGTTCAGGCACCTTTGTCAGCTTCCTGTATGATTCCACGAATGACATCAAACCTTTCCCCTGATCTTTTATAACGTTCAGACCCTGCAGTGTTGTATCAATTGCTTTTGATGTCACTTCCTCAGGCGGTACAGGATCACCATTTTTTGTATAGATCTTGGAGAGGCTCTCCGACAAAGATGTAATCGGAGTTATGGAGTTCATAATTTCATGCATCAGCACCCTGATAAGTTTCATCCACGATTCCAGTTCCTTCTCATCTAGTTCATGCTTAATATCCTGAACAGACAGGATTATGAGCTCATTTTCTTTCATTCCAAAAGATGTAGCCTTGAGTGAGAGCTGAGTTTCACCCCGTTCATTGTTTAATGCAACAAGCTTTCTTTCAAACGGTTTTATATTATTTATTGTATTAAACAGCTTTTTATCAATCCGTTCAATTTGGCTGAGATGGGTAAGCACTTCTGCTGACAGAAGTCGTTTTGCAGCAGAATTGGCATGCATAACATGGCCTCTGCTATCATATGTAATAATACCGGTGGCAAGATGTTCAAGCAGTGTCTGGAAGTATTGTTCCTGTTGCCGGTTTACAATTTTCAGCTTCTGGATCTGCCGGTTAACCCTATTCATGCTTTCATACAATTCACTGAATGCCAAACCTTTGATATCACCAGGAAATGAGAGACTTGAATCATCATTGCGAACAGAATCAAAGAAGAATCTGATTTTTTTATTTGTTGTATTCAGAAACGAAATCAGGTTTATGGTAAGTACAATAATTGCGATCAGGCAGATAATTGCAATTCTGACCGAGTAATCAACAAGGAGAAAATATCCGAGTAACGAACAGAAAACAACAAGGAGTAAGACGCGGATAATAATACTTACGTACAGGTATTTGCTAATCATTGATCTGCTTTTTTCATTTTGTTATAAAGTGTCTGCCTCGTAACACCAAGCTCTTCAGCAGCGGCGGTAAAATTGCCATCGTTTTTTTCAAGAGCCTGCCTAATCATTTTCCGCTCCATCTCCTCAAGGGTGGAAACAGCATAATTATTACCCGGCAGATGAGCATTCCTCAGGTAGAGATCATCAGCTTTAAGGACAACTGATTCGCTTAAAATAACTGCCTTTTCGATAGTATGCTGAAGCTCCCTGATATTTCCGGGCCATGAATAGCTTAAAAGCTTATCGTGAGCCTGCTGATTTATTCTTATATCAGGTTTACCGTACTTATAGGTATATTTCTTCAGAAAGAATTCAGCCAGAATTATTATATCATTACCTCTTTCCCTGAGAGGCGGAAGTTCGATCTGAATTGTATTGATCCTGTATAAAAGATCCTCGCGAAACAGTCCTTCCCCAACCAACTTTTCAAGATTTCTGTTTGTAGCACATATAAGTCTTATATCAGTTGGTATAACCTGATTTGAACCAATACGAGTAATCTGACGGTTCTCAATAGCGGCAAGAAGCTTTGCCTGAAGATGGAATGACAGATTTCCGATTTCGTCAAGAAATAAGGTCCCTTTATCGGCAATCTCAAATTTTCCCTGTCTGTTCTCACGAGCATCTGTAAATGAGCCTTTGGTATGGCCAAATAATTCACTTTCAAAAAGGGTTTCACTTAATGATCCTATGTCTACACTCACCAGAACCTCATTTGACCGCGCAGAAAGACGGTGAATCTCCTGAGCTATAAGTTCCTTTCCGGTACCATTCTCGCCTGTTATCAGAACAGTGGCATCAGTTTTGGCAACCTTTCTGACCATATTTAAAACCTTCATCAGCTGTGGTGATGAGCCAATTATGTATTTCTGGTCGCGGTTCAGTTCCTTTTTTAATCCTGTTTCCCGCTCCCGCAATTCGTTAACCTCTTTTTTTGAAAAATTCAGCTGGAGTGCTATGTTTAGTGTAGCAATAAGCTTTTCATTATCCCATGGCTTCAGAATGAAATCTGAAGCCCCCGCTTTAAGAGCCTTGACTGCCAGATCAATATCCCCGTAGGCTGTTATCATAACCACCGAGACATCGGGATAGGTTTCCCTGATCTTTCCCAGCCAGTATAATCCTTCGTTTCCGCTGTTTATTCCTGCCTGAAAATTCATATCCAGGATAACAAGATTGTAGTCTTTTTTACGAAGCTCAGCAGGGATGAGGTTTGGATTGGAGAGTGTCGTTACAGATTGAAATAGAGGCGATAGCAGTATCTCAAGGGTACTCAGGATACTTTTATTATCGTCGATTACAAGTATGTTACCTGGTTGTTGCATTTTAATGCTCCCAACTCCCAAAAGGGCGCTTTATTTATACTCAGAATTACCTCAAAACTAATTTATAAAAACACGAAAGTCAAGGATATGTAAAATATTTTTACACTAAATTGTAAATTATTTTTACCAAGCCTTATCATACTGGTTTCTATTATGCTGATTTTCTAATACATACAAATCTGGCATAATTATAGTATTTAATTTGAAAATTCTACCATCATGATGCTGCTAGATTTAAAAATAGCTGTGAGGACCCTTAAAGGGAATAGAGTCCTTTCTGCAATAAGTATACTTGGACTGGGTATCGGACTTGGTTCAATAATTCTCTTGCTCGCTTTAATAGTCCATGAAACATCGTTTGACAAATATATTCCGGACTATCATAATGTGAACAGAATATTATTTGGTCAGACTTCATCCACTTCTTATCCTCTTGCAGAGGAGATGAAAAAGGATTTTCCTGAAGTGAAGGACTACTTCAGATTCTACCAGGCTTATAATGTACCTGTCGGAAAGGCAAAGAACGAGATGGCCTTTGAATCGAGTTTTTCCTTTTCTGATGCCTCGATGTATAATATTATGGGTATTACATTTATTGCAGGTGTGCCTGCAAATTCGGTGGGTGATGTTGCAATCTCCGAAAAAACCTCACAAAGGATATTTGGAAAAAGTTCTCCGCTTGGAGCTGTTCTGTTTGTAAAAATTAATCCTAAAGAACTTATAAGCCTTACTGTTACAGGTGTATTTGAGGAATTTCCGCCTAACTCAACAATTACGCCTAATCTGATAGCAGATATAAAGTTATCAGAAAAGATGTTTGTCAACTTCCAGACTCAGTTAGGCCAGTTCGGCGGAGGGATAACAACTGCGCTCAACTGGGATAATTTATCTATTTTATCTTATGTGGTACTCGATAAAAACACAGACAAACAAGCCCTGGCTATAAAGATGGAGAAATATAAATCTCTCTTCAGGGATCAGAACTTAAAAGACTGGAAATTCGTCCTGCAACCCGTCGATGAAATTTACTTAAAATCAGCAGGAATCTCAGGAGGCAATGGTGCCATAAGGATCGGAAATTCAAATGAACTTAAATATTACTGGTCTATATCTTTCCTGATCCTGCTCATTTCTGTCGCGAATTATATTATCCTCACAAGGGCAGCAACATTTGACAGGCTCAGAGAACTTGGGACCAGAAAAGTTATGGGCGCTTCAGGAGCCACTCTTAGGAAACAAATTCTTGTTGAGTCTAATCTGGTAACGATACTTAGCCTGATTCCGGCCAGTTTCGTTATCGATTTCGGGATGACATTTATTAACAACACATTAAACAGAACCTTATCAAGTGAAATTTTTACCAATCCACTTATGTGGCTGCTTCTCATAATTGTAGTAATTTTTACAGGCACTGCATCCGGATTGCTTATCAGTTCCAGTATTTCCAGAACTCCATCCTTACTTCTTCTGTCAGCAAAGACTTCTGAAAAATCAAGAATAATAAGATGGGACTATTCATTTCTCGTATTCCATTTCAGCCTCTATATTATCTTGGTTGTAAGTGTTTTAACTGTAACAAAACAAATCAGATATTCAATGAATAATCTGACCGGAATAAATCCGAAAAATATAATGGTCAGCTACCTCAACTCCCCAAAATTACAATCAGGATTTACAACAATCTGTAATGAGATGCAAAGTATGCCCGGCGTGGTCAAAGTTGCCGGGGGCTCATTTATTCCTCCCTTCCGCGATTTTCTTCCAATAACTTTGGCTAATCCCAATGGGGAGAAAAACAGATTTGACGGCCTGATAATGGGAGAAGGGATGACGGAGATGCTTGACATGGAGATTCTTGAAGGTTCAGCATTCGGCCCATATCAAACTACCAGAATGGATGTGCTGATTAATGAATCAAGTGCCAAAAAATTCAACATTAAGGTGGGTGACAATTACCTTGGTGTATTTTATATCAGGGGAATACTAAAAGATTTTCATTCACATTCGCTTCACACACTTATACAACCAATGGTTATCCTTCAGCAAAACCCTGAAAAAATGGGTCTGGTTGCCATTAAAACCGATGGAACAAATGATAAACTGATCACAGAAAAACTGAAAGAGGTTTTCAGTCAGATCGATCCCTATGAGGTATTTGAAGTTAGTTATATTACTGATAATATGAAGGAATTTTACCTGACAGAAAGAAATCAGGCTAAAATTACCGGAGCATTCTCATTACTGGCTACAGTTCTTGCTATTATGGGACTTTTTGGAATTGCCCTGATAAGTATCTCAAGAAAAACAAAAGAGATTGGTCTCAGAAAAGTCAACGGAGCCTCTGTTTTTGAGGTATTGTACCTTCTTAATAAGGATTTTGTAAAATGGGTTGTGATATCGCTCTTTATTGGAATACCTGTATCATATTATCTTGTAAATGATTGGCAGGACCGATTTGCATATAAAACAGAACTGAGCTGGTGGATATTTGCAATAGCAGGGCTCTCTGCAATCATGATTGCATTAATTACAGTCAGCTGGCAAAGCTGGAGGGCAGCAACAAGAAATCCGGTGGAGGCATTGAGATATGAATAGGCAGGACATAAGTAAATTCGAAATAACCAGGAAGATTGCTTCGTCGTACTCTCCTCGCAATGACTGTCAGATTAATAATGCATTCTAAGATATGATACTGAAAGACATACGACTTGCATCCAGAAATATCCTGAAAAACAAGGGAGTAAGCAGCATAAACATTCTTGGACTCTCAGTCGGTATGATGGCAGTTCTCCTTATCTTCCAGTATATCAGCTTTGAAAAGAGCTACGACAAATTCTTTGAAAATTCAAATCGCCTTCAGCGTCTGGTTTTTTATAGATATTACCAGACCGGACTAGACAAAAGTGTTGGGAATAACTACTTTATAGGACAGATTGCTGCTGAAAAAATTCCTGAGATAGAGGATTTCTGTCGCGTAAAAAGAGACGCTGCATTTTTTCAGGCAGGAGAGCAGATCTTCAAAGAAGAAAGAACACTTTATGCCGACAGCTCT
This genomic stretch from Bacteroidales bacterium harbors:
- a CDS encoding ABC transporter permease encodes the protein MMLLDLKIAVRTLKGNRVLSAISILGLGIGLGSIILLLALIVHETSFDKYIPDYHNVNRILFGQTSSTSYPLAEEMKKDFPEVKDYFRFYQAYNVPVGKAKNEMAFESSFSFSDASMYNIMGITFIAGVPANSVGDVAISEKTSQRIFGKSSPLGAVLFVKINPKELISLTVTGVFEEFPPNSTITPNLIADIKLSEKMFVNFQTQLGQFGGGITTALNWDNLSILSYVVLDKNTDKQALAIKMEKYKSLFRDQNLKDWKFVLQPVDEIYLKSAGISGGNGAIRIGNSNELKYYWSISFLILLISVANYIILTRAATFDRLRELGTRKVMGASGATLRKQILVESNLVTILSLIPASFVIDFGMTFINNTLNRTLSSEIFTNPLMWLLLIIVVIFTGTASGLLISSSISRTPSLLLLSAKTSEKSRIIRWDYSFLVFHFSLYIILVVSVLTVTKQIRYSMNNLTGINPKNIMVSYLNSPKLQSGFTTICNEMQSMPGVVKVAGGSFIPPFRDFLPITLANPNGEKNRFDGLIMGEGMTEMLDMEILEGSAFGPYQTTRMDVLINESSAKKFNIKVGDNYLGVFYIRGILKDFHSHSLHTLIQPMVILQQNPEKMGLVAIKTDGTNDKLITEKLKEVFSQIDPYEVFEVSYITDNMKEFYLTERNQAKITGAFSLLATVLAIMGLFGIALISISRKTKEIGLRKVNGASVFEVLYLLNKDFVKWVVISLFIGIPVSYYLVNDWQDRFAYKTELSWWIFAIAGLSAIMIALITVSWQSWRAATRNPVEALRYE